A genomic segment from bacterium BMS3Abin08 encodes:
- the cheB gene encoding chemotaxis response regulator protein-glutamate methylesterase — translation MDKKTKVLVVDDSAFSRQAIKKMLSKDPAIDVIAVAVDGIDAISKTLRYRPDIITLDIEMPHMDGFSFLRWLTKECPTPVIMVSSLSNSRTVFRTLEMGAVDFIAKPTRRASPEIEKIEQDLLNKIHSINLNSLKKLNRNLDNLYRRKSLKTLDARETTDPGVIAIGASTGGPQALQLILTSLPEGFPLPVVISQHMPGEFTGALAARLDQLSYINVKEAVEGDTLEPSTALICPGGHHMQLKKSRNRVLVKLLEADESDRYVPSVDIMMKSAADIFKNRTLGVILTGMGNDGKEGMKEIYGKDGFTVAESEKTAVVFGMPQEVIKAGFAKRIMPLNSIPAELKRRVLKENIK, via the coding sequence ATGGATAAAAAGACAAAGGTTCTTGTTGTGGATGACTCCGCTTTCAGCAGACAGGCAATAAAAAAGATGCTCTCTAAAGACCCGGCGATCGATGTTATTGCTGTTGCCGTTGACGGTATAGATGCCATTTCAAAAACACTCAGATACAGACCCGATATAATAACCCTTGATATCGAGATGCCCCACATGGATGGTTTCAGCTTTCTGAGATGGCTTACAAAGGAATGTCCCACGCCCGTTATTATGGTCAGTTCCCTCTCCAACAGCAGGACGGTTTTCAGGACACTGGAGATGGGTGCCGTCGACTTTATTGCAAAACCCACAAGACGTGCATCACCTGAGATTGAAAAGATCGAGCAGGATTTGCTCAATAAGATCCACAGTATAAACCTCAACTCCCTCAAGAAGCTCAACAGGAACCTTGACAACCTCTACAGGAGAAAATCCCTGAAGACCCTGGATGCCCGTGAAACAACCGATCCGGGAGTAATTGCCATAGGCGCCTCCACAGGCGGGCCTCAGGCCCTTCAGCTAATCCTGACTTCCCTGCCCGAGGGGTTCCCACTGCCTGTTGTAATCAGCCAGCATATGCCGGGGGAATTCACGGGGGCGCTTGCAGCCAGACTTGACCAGCTCTCTTATATCAATGTAAAGGAAGCCGTGGAAGGAGATACCCTTGAGCCTTCAACTGCACTGATATGCCCCGGAGGACATCATATGCAGTTGAAAAAGAGCAGAAACAGGGTTCTTGTCAAGTTACTCGAGGCAGATGAATCCGACAGGTACGTACCTTCAGTCGACATCATGATGAAATCAGCAGCTGATATTTTTAAAAACAGGACACTTGGTGTTATACTAACCGGAATGGGAAACGACGGAAAAGAGGGCATGAAGGAGATTTACGGAAAAGATGGCTTTACGGTTGCCGAGTCCGAGAAGACAGCGGTGGTTTTCGGTATGCCGCAGGAAGTGATCAAGGCGGGTTTTGCCAAGCGCATAATGCCGCTTAACAGCATACCTGCAGAGCTTAAGAGACGCGTTTTAAAAGAAAACATTAAATGA
- a CDS encoding hypothetical protein (chemotaxis protein CheY homolog): protein MPSILVVEDSPTMRQLISFAMRRIPKSSVIEATDGVDALKKLSTEKVDIILADINMPVMDGLKLISLVRGNPSYKDIPIIIITTEGAEEDRKKALAIGANDYLAKPIQTQQLVKLVKKYLPD from the coding sequence ATGCCCAGCATCCTCGTTGTAGAAGATTCACCTACCATGAGACAACTGATAAGCTTTGCCATGCGGCGGATACCCAAGTCCAGTGTGATAGAGGCAACCGACGGTGTTGATGCCCTGAAAAAACTCTCAACAGAGAAGGTCGATATCATTCTGGCGGACATAAACATGCCTGTCATGGATGGACTGAAACTTATAAGTCTCGTACGGGGAAACCCCTCTTACAAGGACATACCTATTATCATTATCACCACTGAAGGAGCTGAAGAGGACAGAAAAAAGGCTTTGGCTATCGGCGCAAACGACTATCTTGCAAAACCGATACAGACACAGCAACTCGTAAAACTCGTGAAGAAGTATCTTCCCGATTGA
- the rlmN gene encoding dual-specificity RNA methyltransferase RlmN has product MIDLKSLNEEDLSSVVGSLGLPSYREKQLIHWIYERGVTDVRDITELPVPLRERLSRIAYISSLKVIERQVSGDGTEKFLFGLEDGETIETVLIPDGGRRTLCISSQVGCTMGCRFCLTARIGFVRNLTAHEIADQVITVRRLIKPEELTGIVLMGMGEPLNNLDGVADALWRITGHLRISKRRITLSTAGVVPVINRLPGVIPSVNLAVSLNATTNAVRDMLMPVNRRYQIEELLSACRNYPLDRRRRITFEYILIEGLNDNPEDAERLVIMLRGIPSKVNLIPFNPFEGAEFRPSPDEKILAFQEILIRRGMTALIRKSKGRDILAACGQLKGHR; this is encoded by the coding sequence ATGATTGATCTCAAGTCTCTGAATGAAGAAGACCTCTCATCAGTGGTCGGTTCGCTTGGCCTGCCATCATACAGAGAAAAGCAGCTTATCCACTGGATCTACGAAAGGGGTGTTACCGATGTCAGGGACATCACCGAGTTGCCGGTCCCCCTGAGAGAGAGACTCTCCCGGATAGCATACATCAGTTCACTGAAGGTAATTGAACGTCAGGTATCAGGAGATGGGACCGAGAAGTTCCTCTTCGGTCTTGAGGACGGCGAGACTATAGAGACCGTACTGATTCCCGATGGCGGGAGACGCACCCTGTGTATATCATCCCAGGTCGGTTGTACCATGGGGTGCAGGTTCTGCCTGACTGCAAGGATTGGGTTTGTTCGTAACCTCACGGCCCATGAGATTGCAGACCAGGTAATAACTGTCCGGAGATTGATCAAACCGGAAGAGCTGACAGGCATCGTATTGATGGGTATGGGTGAACCCTTAAACAACCTCGACGGGGTTGCCGACGCCCTCTGGAGAATAACGGGTCATCTCAGGATATCCAAGAGGAGAATAACCCTCTCGACAGCGGGGGTTGTCCCTGTCATAAACAGGCTTCCCGGGGTTATACCTTCAGTTAACCTTGCAGTATCCCTCAATGCTACAACTAATGCGGTAAGGGATATGTTGATGCCCGTAAACAGGCGGTATCAAATAGAGGAACTCCTCTCGGCATGCAGGAACTACCCCCTTGACAGAAGACGTCGCATAACCTTTGAGTACATACTCATTGAGGGTCTGAATGATAACCCGGAAGACGCCGAACGCCTTGTGATCATGTTGAGGGGAATCCCGTCCAAGGTTAATCTTATACCTTTCAATCCCTTTGAGGGTGCAGAGTTCAGACCGTCACCCGATGAGAAGATCCTTGCCTTTCAGGAGATCCTTATAAGGAGGGGAATGACTGCTTTAATAAGAAAGAGCAAGGGGCGGGACATACTTGCAGCCTGTGGTCAGTTAAAAGGGCACAGGTAA
- the ahcY gene encoding adenosylhomocysteinase has protein sequence MIEHDVKDLSLAKQGCLRIEWAEMEMPVLRKIRERFRKVRPLKGVKIAACLHVTTETASLVETLKEGGADVVLCASNPLSTQDDVAASLVKYSKIPVFAVKGENNRTYYRHIRSVLDFGPHITMDDGADLVSTLHKSGGDAVDAILGGTEETTTGVIRLKAMAGKGVLRYPIIAVNDAYTKHLFDNRYGTGQSTLDGILRATNRLIAGSVFVVCGYGWCGRGVAMRARGMGARVVVVEVDPLRALEATMDGYEVMPVKEASRIGDFFVTVTGDINVISRDCFKVMKDGAIVCNSGHFNVEIDIDGLKALSVSSRTIREYVDEFTLKNGRRIYLLGEGRLINLSSAEGHPSAVMDMSFANQALCAEFIAKNHKKLHSEVYSVPEPIDSKIASLKLRSMGIRIDSLTKAQREYLNSWEIGT, from the coding sequence ATGATTGAGCATGATGTAAAGGACCTATCACTGGCAAAGCAGGGCTGTTTGCGGATAGAATGGGCTGAAATGGAGATGCCCGTTCTGAGGAAGATAAGGGAACGGTTCAGGAAGGTAAGACCCCTTAAGGGGGTTAAAATTGCCGCCTGTCTGCACGTAACAACGGAGACCGCCAGTCTCGTTGAGACCCTCAAGGAGGGTGGCGCAGATGTTGTGCTGTGTGCATCCAATCCCCTAAGCACCCAGGACGATGTGGCGGCGTCACTTGTCAAATACTCAAAGATACCGGTATTTGCCGTAAAGGGTGAGAATAACCGTACTTATTACAGGCATATACGTTCAGTTCTTGACTTTGGTCCCCATATAACCATGGATGACGGCGCTGATCTGGTTTCAACACTTCACAAAAGCGGTGGTGACGCCGTAGACGCCATCCTTGGAGGCACCGAGGAGACAACAACGGGCGTTATACGTTTAAAGGCAATGGCGGGAAAGGGGGTTCTGAGGTATCCCATTATAGCCGTCAATGATGCCTACACGAAGCATCTTTTTGACAACCGCTACGGTACGGGGCAGAGTACATTGGACGGAATTCTCAGGGCTACCAACAGACTCATCGCAGGCTCCGTGTTTGTGGTCTGTGGTTATGGCTGGTGTGGAAGGGGTGTTGCGATGAGGGCGCGTGGTATGGGTGCCCGGGTAGTTGTGGTGGAGGTCGATCCATTGAGGGCCCTTGAGGCAACCATGGACGGTTATGAGGTAATGCCTGTAAAGGAGGCCTCAAGGATTGGTGATTTTTTCGTGACTGTTACCGGGGATATAAACGTTATCTCCAGGGATTGTTTCAAGGTTATGAAGGACGGGGCCATCGTGTGCAATTCCGGTCACTTCAATGTGGAGATCGACATAGACGGGTTAAAGGCACTTTCAGTGTCATCAAGGACTATACGTGAATATGTCGACGAGTTTACCCTGAAGAACGGCCGGAGAATTTATCTCCTTGGGGAGGGGAGGCTGATAAACCTCTCTTCTGCGGAAGGGCACCCCTCTGCCGTGATGGATATGAGCTTTGCAAACCAGGCCCTGTGTGCAGAGTTTATTGCCAAAAACCACAAGAAACTCCACAGCGAGGTCTACAGTGTCCCCGAGCCCATTGACAGTAAGATTGCCTCGCTGAAGTTACGATCAATGGGGATCAGGATAGATTCACTCACAAAGGCGCAGAGGGAGTACCTTAACAGCTGGGAAATCGGCACTTAA
- the metK gene encoding S-adenosylmethionine synthase, whose amino-acid sequence MPRKNYFFTSESVTEGHPDKVADQISDAILDSIIADDPYGRVACETLVTTGLAFVSGEITTSSYAPIPDLVRETIRDVGYTRAKYGFDYETCAVITAIDRQSGDIAMGVDVGGAGDQGLMFGFACDETPELMPLPIMLAHRLAMRLADARKKDILGYLRPDGKTQVTIEYREGRPLRIDSVVVSTQHNPDITLKELREDVIEKVIKPVLPPELLDEEMVKYHINPTGRFVIGGPMGDTGLTGRKIIVDTYGGVSRHGGGCFSGKDPTKVDRSGAYMARYIAKNIVAAGIAERAEVQIAYAIGIPEPVSILVDHFSTGKIPHQEIVRLVSTNFDLTPKGIIDALDLRRPVYKKTAAYGHFGREDDDFTWEKTDRADALRREAGL is encoded by the coding sequence ATGCCAAGAAAGAACTACTTTTTCACTTCTGAATCGGTAACAGAAGGGCATCCTGACAAGGTTGCCGACCAGATATCGGACGCAATCCTTGATTCAATAATCGCTGATGATCCATATGGGAGGGTTGCCTGCGAGACCTTGGTTACAACAGGGCTTGCCTTTGTTTCAGGAGAGATAACCACGAGTAGCTATGCCCCGATCCCTGATCTTGTAAGGGAGACCATCAGGGATGTAGGTTACACAAGGGCAAAGTACGGTTTCGATTATGAAACCTGTGCCGTAATAACGGCGATTGACAGACAGTCAGGTGACATTGCAATGGGAGTGGACGTCGGTGGTGCCGGTGATCAGGGGCTGATGTTCGGTTTTGCTTGTGACGAAACCCCTGAGTTGATGCCGTTACCGATTATGCTTGCCCATAGACTGGCCATGAGGCTTGCAGATGCGAGAAAAAAGGATATACTTGGTTATCTCAGGCCCGACGGTAAGACCCAGGTAACAATTGAATACAGGGAAGGCCGGCCCCTGAGGATAGATTCGGTTGTCGTTTCCACCCAGCATAATCCGGACATAACCCTTAAGGAACTGAGAGAGGACGTTATCGAGAAGGTGATCAAGCCGGTGCTGCCCCCGGAACTGCTTGACGAAGAGATGGTGAAATACCACATCAACCCAACGGGGAGATTTGTTATCGGGGGCCCTATGGGTGATACCGGACTTACGGGGAGAAAGATTATCGTTGATACCTATGGAGGGGTTTCCAGACATGGAGGAGGGTGTTTCTCCGGTAAAGATCCCACGAAGGTAGACCGTTCGGGCGCCTATATGGCCAGATACATTGCAAAAAATATCGTTGCTGCCGGGATAGCCGAACGGGCAGAGGTCCAGATAGCATATGCAATCGGGATACCCGAGCCGGTTTCCATACTTGTCGATCACTTTAGTACCGGCAAGATTCCGCACCAGGAGATTGTACGTCTTGTGAGTACGAACTTCGATCTCACCCCAAAGGGGATAATTGATGCCCTCGACCTGAGGAGGCCCGTCTACAAAAAGACCGCCGCTTATGGACACTTTGGCAGGGAAGACGATGATTTTACGTGGGAGAAGACCGACAGGGCGGATGCACTGAGAAGGGAAGCCGGTCTTTAG
- the cusR gene encoding transcriptional regulatory protein CusR, producing MKILIVEDEENVATFLKKGLEEELFIVDAACDGKEGFMMATSNDYDLIMLDIMLPGIDGLDLCKLLRMKGINTPILMLTAKDAVEDKVRGLDSGADDYLTKPFSFDELLARIRALARRKHLSVEPYRCSDLKLDPLERKVTRGGKDIYLRPREFVLLEYLLKNKNRVLTRSQILRDLWGYQFDPTTNVVDVHINFLRDKVDRDFEKKLIKTVRGTGYMIREDD from the coding sequence ATGAAGATATTGATTGTAGAAGATGAAGAAAACGTTGCAACCTTTCTTAAAAAAGGTCTTGAGGAGGAACTGTTTATCGTGGACGCCGCCTGTGACGGGAAAGAAGGCTTTATGATGGCAACTTCAAATGATTACGATCTGATTATGCTTGATATCATGCTGCCCGGTATTGACGGGCTTGACCTCTGCAAGCTGCTGAGGATGAAAGGGATAAACACCCCCATATTGATGCTTACAGCAAAGGACGCTGTAGAGGACAAGGTCCGGGGGCTTGACAGCGGGGCTGACGATTACCTCACCAAACCCTTCTCCTTTGACGAGCTTCTCGCAAGGATACGGGCTCTTGCAAGGAGGAAACACCTCTCTGTGGAACCATACAGGTGTTCAGACCTCAAGCTTGACCCACTGGAACGCAAGGTGACAAGAGGCGGGAAGGATATATACCTGAGGCCAAGGGAATTCGTACTGCTTGAATACCTTCTGAAAAACAAAAACCGTGTCCTTACACGGTCACAGATACTGCGGGACCTCTGGGGATATCAATTTGATCCGACCACCAACGTAGTTGACGTACATATAAATTTCCTTCGTGACAAGGTCGACCGTGACTTTGAAAAAAAGCTCATCAAAACCGTCCGTGGTACAGGGTATATGATAAGGGAAGATGACTGA
- the phoR_2 gene encoding alkaline phosphatase synthesis sensor protein PhoR, producing the protein MTESFRVRITLLYTFSASIFLACILFLAFHVYRSVIIKGLDSDLLSKSRELVHSDMKTHFTFRRDIIQKGKDSYIVISNNDGRVSITSTDSVSRSWNVNYGLLRGAFNGRYGFETANLGGEPFRILYLPIDKNRILRTGMSLEGVYAQFSILKIILLISGFLFSLSVGVIGYFVSGRAVKPVLLISDIADRLKYGLTSEKIKLNITGVEIERLLTVLNGMLENIHRQIENHRRFTSDVSHEIRSPLTALRGSMEVALRRTRTSGEYEDLLRRNLQEVNRLQRIAENLLLLSRADYNIIELKKQWFDVNELLTMILERHNSDIISKSLTLIESYREPLEIYGDYGLWDEALNNLVDNSLKYSPEGGTVIIETKTLLRELKISFADNGPGIPEAEREKIFERFYRLDKARARSSGGSGLGLAITKWIIESHNGKIMVDSHSTGGSIFSVFLPLQSPYEQTENRPAYPFDEIINILRQ; encoded by the coding sequence ATGACTGAATCCTTCAGGGTAAGAATAACTCTGCTTTACACATTCTCAGCCTCAATATTCCTTGCTTGTATTTTGTTTCTTGCATTCCATGTCTACAGGTCTGTAATCATCAAGGGGCTGGATAGTGATTTGCTCTCAAAATCAAGGGAGTTAGTCCACAGTGACATGAAGACACACTTCACCTTCAGAAGGGATATCATACAAAAAGGGAAAGACAGTTATATCGTGATAAGCAACAACGATGGCAGGGTATCAATAACATCTACGGATTCCGTCAGCCGGAGCTGGAATGTAAACTACGGGCTCTTAAGAGGGGCCTTTAACGGCAGATACGGTTTTGAGACGGCAAACCTGGGGGGTGAGCCCTTCCGCATTCTCTATCTCCCCATTGATAAAAACCGTATTTTAAGGACCGGCATGTCCCTGGAAGGAGTATATGCTCAATTCTCGATCCTGAAGATAATCCTGCTCATTTCCGGGTTTTTATTCTCGTTATCTGTCGGCGTTATAGGGTATTTTGTATCGGGAAGGGCGGTTAAACCGGTTCTTTTGATTTCCGACATAGCCGACAGACTCAAGTACGGACTTACAAGCGAAAAAATAAAACTCAACATAACCGGTGTGGAGATTGAGAGGCTGCTCACGGTCCTTAACGGGATGCTTGAAAATATACACCGCCAGATAGAAAATCACCGTCGGTTTACGTCCGATGTCTCTCACGAAATCCGTTCCCCTCTTACGGCACTAAGGGGAAGTATGGAGGTTGCCCTGAGACGCACCAGGACATCCGGGGAATACGAAGACCTGCTTAGAAGGAACCTCCAGGAGGTTAACAGATTACAGAGGATAGCAGAAAACCTTCTCCTTCTTTCAAGGGCCGACTACAATATTATAGAACTTAAAAAGCAGTGGTTTGATGTAAACGAACTATTAACCATGATACTGGAACGCCACAACAGCGATATAATCTCAAAGTCTCTGACCTTAATCGAGAGTTACCGGGAGCCGCTTGAGATATATGGAGACTACGGTCTTTGGGACGAAGCCCTCAACAATCTCGTTGACAACAGTCTGAAATACTCCCCTGAAGGCGGCACCGTCATCATTGAAACAAAAACCCTCCTCAGGGAGTTGAAGATATCGTTTGCGGATAATGGCCCCGGGATCCCCGAGGCGGAAAGAGAGAAGATCTTTGAACGGTTCTACCGCCTTGACAAGGCAAGGGCAAGAAGTTCGGGCGGATCGGGTCTCGGTCTTGCAATCACAAAGTGGATAATAGAATCTC